The region CCGCTCAATGCCAACACGCCCGCTCGATGCGTGTCAATGCGTACGTACCGCCAGATACCCGAGCCAGTGACGCTCGGCGCGCCGGAACAAAGCCACCAGCGCGAACGACACCACCAGGTAAATTAGCGCCGCGAGGCCGAACGCGTTGAACGACTGATACGTGGCCGAATTCGCATCGCGCGCCACCTTCAGGATGTCCGGTACTGTGGCCGTGAACGCGACCGTGGTGGCGTGCAGCATCAGGATCACTTCGTTACTGTACAACGGCAGCGCCCGGCGCAGCGCGGACGGTATCACAATGCGCCGGTACATCGTGAACCAGCTCATGCCGTAGGCCCGCGCCGCTTCCACTTCGCCGTGCGAGGTCGAACGGATCGCGCCGGCGAAAATCTCGGTGGTGTACGCGCAGGTGTTCAGTGCAAAGGCGAGAATCGCGCAGTGAAAACCGCTGCGGAAAAACGCGTCCAGCAGTTGATGCGAGCGCACGAATTCGAGGCTGTACATGCCGGTGTAGATGAGCAGCAGTTGCACGTACAGCGGCGTGCCGCGAAA is a window of Paraburkholderia sp. IMGN_8 DNA encoding:
- a CDS encoding ABC transporter permease, which encodes MIDILNQFWRAFLYWDGQRISGLAVTLWLLVTSIGIGFVMAIPLAVARVSKKRWLSTPVRIYTYVFRGTPLYVQLLLIYTGMYSLEFVRSHQLLDAFFRSGFHCAILAFALNTCAYTTEIFAGAIRSTSHGEVEAARAYGMSWFTMYRRIVIPSALRRALPLYSNEVILMLHATTVAFTATVPDILKVARDANSATYQSFNAFGLAALIYLVVSFALVALFRRAERHWLGYLAVRTH